A DNA window from Halobacterium sp. DL1 contains the following coding sequences:
- a CDS encoding transposase IS4 — translation MEIDLLDFVKQCRHLAKQALGKYAGEPASGGFARWKHVVLHCFRLEEGHSYRETPNRLKYLTEIRDALGLDRDDLPDYSTIYKSFDRLKMWVWRVLLRVSAQQHPQSGHAALDSTFFDRRSASSYYRQRSGSTVQTLKVTTLTDVESLAVLDVHVSARWKHDTKTGPQVVRRNADDLLSVAADKAFHNWLTKYEFYALGVDPLILQRGSKPLTVGHNALIRAKGYSQRWMAETSYSTTKRSLGDAVRALGWYRQFREIVLMFAIANIEPLCEPL, via the coding sequence ATGGAAATCGATCTCCTCGACTTCGTAAAGCAGTGTCGGCACCTAGCCAAACAAGCGTTGGGGAAGTACGCGGGCGAGCCCGCCAGCGGCGGGTTCGCCCGCTGGAAGCACGTCGTACTACACTGCTTCCGGCTCGAAGAGGGCCACAGCTACCGTGAAACGCCGAATCGGCTGAAGTATCTGACCGAGATTCGTGACGCACTCGGCTTAGATCGGGACGATCTCCCGGACTACAGCACGATCTACAAGTCGTTCGACCGGCTGAAAATGTGGGTGTGGCGGGTGTTGCTGCGCGTTTCAGCGCAGCAACACCCGCAGTCTGGCCACGCAGCACTCGACAGCACCTTCTTCGACCGGCGTTCAGCTTCGTCGTACTACCGCCAGCGATCCGGCAGTACCGTTCAGACGCTGAAAGTGACGACATTAACCGATGTAGAGTCTCTTGCCGTCCTTGACGTTCATGTCTCTGCCCGGTGGAAACACGACACGAAGACCGGGCCGCAGGTCGTCCGCCGGAACGCGGACGACCTGCTGTCCGTCGCGGCGGACAAAGCCTTCCACAACTGGCTGACCAAATACGAGTTCTACGCGCTGGGTGTCGACCCGCTCATCTTACAACGCGGGTCAAAACCACTAACCGTTGGACACAACGCGCTTATCCGGGCAAAAGGCTACTCTCAGCGCTGGATGGCCGAGACGTCGTACTCGACAACGAAGCGCTCGCTCGGCGACGCCGTGCGAGCGCTCGGCTGGTATCGACAGTTCCGTGAAATCGTCCTCATGTTCGCCATCGCCAACATAGAACCGCTCTGTGAGCCACTCTAA